The Aquiluna sp. KACHI24 genome contains a region encoding:
- the sucD gene encoding succinate--CoA ligase subunit alpha, which produces MAIYLNSDSRIIVQGMTGAEGMKHTQRMLAGGSNIVGGVNPRKAGESVEVGGKSLPVFGSVKEAMAATGANVSVIFVPPAFAKAAIIEAIDAEIPLAVAITEGIPVHDSAEAWAYNVEKGKKTRLIGPNCPGIISPEQSNAGITPSNITGKGPIGLVSKSGTLTYQMMFELRDIGFSTAIGIGGDPVIGTTHIDALEAFQNDPETKAIVLIGEIGGDSEEKAADYISKHVTKPVVAYVAGFTAPEGKTMGHAGAIVSGSAGTAQAKKEAFEAVGVKVGKTPSETAALMREIISKL; this is translated from the coding sequence ATGGCTATCTATCTAAATTCAGACTCCCGAATCATCGTTCAGGGTATGACCGGTGCCGAGGGCATGAAGCACACCCAGCGCATGCTTGCAGGTGGCTCAAACATCGTGGGCGGTGTAAACCCTCGCAAGGCTGGCGAATCCGTTGAGGTTGGCGGTAAGTCACTCCCAGTATTCGGCTCCGTCAAGGAGGCCATGGCTGCAACCGGCGCGAATGTTTCGGTTATCTTTGTGCCACCAGCGTTTGCAAAGGCTGCCATCATCGAGGCCATCGACGCCGAGATTCCACTAGCAGTGGCTATCACCGAGGGCATCCCAGTGCACGACTCAGCAGAGGCTTGGGCATACAACGTTGAAAAGGGCAAGAAGACCAGATTGATTGGTCCAAACTGCCCAGGCATCATAAGCCCAGAGCAGTCAAACGCAGGTATTACACCTTCCAACATCACCGGCAAGGGACCGATTGGTTTGGTCTCGAAGTCTGGAACCCTGACCTATCAGATGATGTTCGAGCTTCGTGACATCGGTTTCTCAACCGCAATCGGTATCGGTGGCGACCCAGTTATCGGCACCACCCACATCGATGCGCTTGAGGCATTCCAGAATGACCCTGAGACCAAGGCGATTGTGCTGATTGGTGAGATTGGTGGCGACTCTGAGGAGAAGGCTGCCGATTACATCTCGAAGCACGTCACCAAGCCAGTGGTTGCCTATGTTGCAGGCTTCACTGCTCCAGAGGGTAAGACCATGGGTCACGCAGGTGCGATCGTTTCCGGTTCTGCTGGAACCGCGCAGGCCAAGAAGGAGGCCTTTGAGGCTGTCGGCGTAAAGGTCGGCAAGACTCCTTCCGAGACCGCTGCGCTGATGCGCGAGATCATCTCCAAGCTGTAG
- a CDS encoding DUF3817 domain-containing protein, whose translation MSAKSEQLHKVIGFYRVSSYVTGIFLLLLMITWGIRRLPFLGYDLWLLGPNGFITFESYGVEGEGLPEVGVNLTVWILIVHGWLYVVYLLADFRLWTLLRWPFTRFIFIALGGIVPLLSFYTEALYAKVAKAELEKLERGA comes from the coding sequence ATGTCGGCCAAATCAGAACAGCTTCATAAAGTCATCGGTTTTTACCGAGTGTCGTCATATGTGACCGGCATCTTCTTGCTGCTTTTGATGATCACCTGGGGTATTCGTCGATTGCCTTTTTTGGGTTATGACCTGTGGCTGTTGGGACCAAACGGCTTTATCACCTTTGAGAGCTACGGAGTCGAGGGTGAGGGGCTACCAGAGGTTGGCGTGAACCTCACGGTTTGGATCTTGATTGTTCACGGCTGGCTCTATGTGGTCTACCTGCTGGCCGACTTCAGATTGTGGACACTGCTGCGCTGGCCATTCACCCGATTCATCTTTATCGCATTGGGTGGCATCGTGCCGCTACTTAGTTTTTACACCGAGGCGCTCTATGCCAAGGTTGCCAAGGCAGAGCTTGAGAAGTTGGAGCGTGGCGCATGA
- a CDS encoding DUF6350 family protein, which translates to MNRGLSFAIAALQALIIAAIGIGITIAPLTLTWLIEGDGSTSWLVALQVAVFTFLLATGVPLQVSEGKLLGLEFPEFTITTMPLGLTLLMALMVIRVGYRLSAASSIWPAWVGGAVSFGLIGLGASALVNNEAVLVGEWEPLLIPAVFFGGLLIISSTFASRYEMFEGANGAEAKERVWIRTNLLAIYSRLHWSIRTVLSPASRVGLGVVAVMAAVSAFMLALALGFGWIEVVRLYEGLRVSVLGGVMVTLGQLALLPNLIVYAMAWLTGPGFSIGIGSSVSPFASALGPMPAFPIFAALPTGGFDRGILFILIPVLASFIGTLLIRRYVDQIRFEYATRLTASIALAGTTAVIASASAMLLAAFASGSLGPGRFEQVGVNVLQFGMVLFIEVLIPSFLASLIITAPYDPDKPRRK; encoded by the coding sequence TTGAACCGGGGGCTGAGCTTCGCGATCGCAGCGCTTCAAGCGCTGATAATCGCGGCAATAGGCATTGGCATAACCATCGCTCCGCTCACCCTGACCTGGCTCATCGAGGGCGACGGTTCTACCTCTTGGCTGGTTGCCCTTCAGGTCGCTGTCTTCACCTTCTTGCTGGCGACCGGTGTCCCCTTGCAGGTTTCCGAGGGAAAACTCCTGGGGCTTGAGTTTCCCGAGTTCACCATCACCACCATGCCGCTTGGTTTGACCCTGCTGATGGCACTGATGGTGATTCGAGTCGGCTACCGACTTTCTGCCGCCTCTTCAATCTGGCCCGCATGGGTGGGTGGGGCGGTGAGCTTTGGTCTGATTGGGCTGGGCGCATCCGCACTTGTCAACAACGAGGCCGTGCTGGTTGGGGAGTGGGAACCGCTTCTGATCCCCGCGGTATTTTTTGGTGGATTGCTAATCATTTCTTCTACCTTCGCATCGCGCTATGAAATGTTCGAGGGCGCTAATGGCGCTGAGGCGAAAGAGCGAGTTTGGATCAGGACTAACCTGCTCGCGATTTATTCAAGGCTGCACTGGTCGATTCGAACCGTGCTATCGCCAGCTTCCCGAGTCGGTCTGGGTGTTGTGGCGGTTATGGCTGCCGTCTCCGCTTTCATGCTTGCTCTCGCACTCGGTTTTGGATGGATCGAAGTCGTAAGGCTTTACGAGGGGCTTCGAGTTTCTGTCCTCGGCGGAGTAATGGTGACCCTAGGTCAGCTTGCGCTGCTACCGAATTTGATTGTCTATGCGATGGCTTGGCTTACTGGCCCTGGCTTCTCGATTGGCATCGGTTCCAGCGTTAGCCCTTTTGCTTCGGCACTTGGACCAATGCCCGCCTTCCCAATCTTCGCAGCGCTGCCGACCGGTGGGTTTGACCGTGGCATTTTGTTCATCTTGATTCCGGTGCTCGCATCATTCATCGGAACGCTTCTGATTCGCAGATATGTCGACCAGATCCGCTTCGAGTATGCAACGCGGTTGACCGCCTCTATCGCGCTCGCTGGTACCACCGCAGTGATTGCTTCCGCCAGCGCAATGCTGTTGGCAGCCTTCGCCTCAGGGTCTTTAGGTCCTGGTCGGTTTGAGCAGGTTGGAGTCAACGTGCTGCAGTTTGGCATGGTGCTGTTTATTGAGGTTTTGATTCCTAGCTTCTTGGCCTCACTGATCATCACTGCCCCCTACGATCCCGACAAGCCCAGGCGAAAGTAG
- a CDS encoding UvrD-helicase domain-containing protein, with product MQLDLFDTPNQDALLEGLNPQQREAVLHRGKALLIVAGAGSGKTRVLTHRIAHLLATRELWPSQILAITFTNKAAAEMRERVEHLVGQSSEGMWIKTFHSACLQILRREADRLGHDANFTVYDTGDTRALLKRLLREAGAEDADIKPQQAAAIISNAKNELKDAEDFARNADRSNPKERIVAEVYQAYSSELKRNNAFDFDDLISETVHLLRAYPEVRARYQKRFRHVLVDEYQDTNHAQYALIRELTRPLPEEYANFDERTGEVIPAADLTVVGDSDQSIYAFRGADIRNITEFERDFPGARTILLEQNYRSTQNILSAANAVISQNPYRPAKNLWTDSGSGEKITLFTGYDERNEAAFVVDRIKRMADQGVNYSEMAVLYRTNALTPALEAELKSQRIPYAVIGGLKFFERKEIKDALAYLSAVSNGRNDEAVRRVINLPARGIGEKTELKIAQFARSNEISFRQALSHVGDLGLGPKLTAAITEFADLLNEMDALSATDGPADVMKMILQRSGYRAELEASRDPQDEARVENLDALLGQLYDWQAQNPEGTVTDYLAEVTLAAAADEIEDESGSISLMTLHTAKGLEYPVVFLMGLEQGTLPHVRAFDEPGGLQEERRLMYVGLTRAKAKLFLSHALQRTLFGNTASFIPSGFLNDIPAELLEIEGAQREAIRPAAPQQRSTWQGAINTPAAVRDNKDMELAVGDRIRHEAFGEGKVIAVAGTPPRQTAEVRFSSGPTKRLLVKMAPIEKL from the coding sequence ATGCAGTTAGACCTTTTTGATACCCCAAATCAAGACGCACTCCTAGAGGGCTTGAATCCTCAGCAGCGTGAGGCTGTGCTGCACCGCGGGAAAGCGCTTTTGATTGTGGCCGGTGCCGGCAGTGGTAAGACCAGAGTGCTCACCCACCGCATCGCCCACCTGTTGGCAACCAGGGAGCTTTGGCCCTCACAAATCTTGGCCATCACCTTCACCAACAAAGCTGCTGCAGAGATGCGCGAGCGTGTCGAGCATTTGGTTGGTCAATCCAGTGAGGGCATGTGGATCAAGACGTTCCACTCAGCTTGCCTGCAGATTCTTCGACGTGAGGCTGACCGACTTGGTCACGATGCAAACTTCACCGTTTACGACACCGGAGATACCCGAGCGCTTCTGAAGCGACTGCTGCGCGAAGCCGGTGCTGAGGATGCAGACATCAAGCCGCAGCAGGCTGCCGCGATTATTTCTAATGCCAAGAACGAGCTCAAAGACGCCGAGGACTTTGCCAGAAATGCCGATCGCTCAAATCCCAAGGAGCGCATTGTCGCAGAGGTCTACCAGGCCTACTCCTCTGAGCTCAAGCGCAATAACGCCTTCGACTTTGATGACCTAATTTCCGAGACTGTGCACCTCTTGCGTGCTTACCCAGAAGTCCGCGCTCGCTATCAAAAGCGTTTCCGACACGTTTTAGTTGATGAGTACCAAGACACCAACCACGCTCAATACGCCCTGATTCGGGAGCTAACCAGGCCACTGCCTGAAGAGTATGCAAACTTCGATGAGCGCACCGGCGAGGTTATCCCAGCTGCTGATCTAACGGTGGTGGGTGACTCAGATCAGTCGATCTATGCCTTCCGCGGAGCAGACATTCGCAATATCACTGAGTTTGAGCGCGACTTTCCAGGAGCTAGAACCATCCTGTTGGAGCAGAATTACCGAAGCACTCAAAACATTCTGTCCGCGGCAAATGCTGTTATTTCACAAAACCCGTACCGTCCAGCGAAAAACCTCTGGACGGACTCGGGTTCGGGCGAGAAGATCACCCTCTTCACTGGTTACGACGAGCGCAATGAAGCGGCATTTGTGGTTGATCGAATCAAGCGCATGGCTGACCAGGGAGTCAACTACTCCGAGATGGCAGTGCTCTATCGCACCAACGCGCTCACCCCAGCTTTAGAAGCCGAACTGAAATCCCAACGCATTCCTTATGCGGTGATCGGTGGTCTCAAGTTCTTCGAGCGCAAAGAGATCAAAGATGCTCTCGCCTATCTTTCTGCCGTTTCAAACGGCAGAAATGACGAGGCAGTCCGGCGCGTTATCAACCTGCCGGCGAGGGGCATTGGTGAGAAAACCGAGCTCAAGATCGCTCAGTTCGCAAGATCTAACGAGATCTCATTCCGTCAGGCACTTTCGCACGTTGGAGATTTGGGGCTAGGCCCCAAGCTAACGGCAGCGATAACTGAGTTTGCAGACCTACTCAATGAGATGGATGCGCTCAGTGCAACCGACGGCCCAGCAGATGTCATGAAAATGATTTTGCAGCGCAGCGGCTACCGAGCAGAACTCGAGGCCTCTCGTGATCCGCAAGATGAGGCCAGGGTTGAAAACCTAGATGCGCTCTTGGGTCAGCTTTATGACTGGCAGGCTCAGAACCCAGAGGGCACAGTCACCGATTACCTCGCTGAAGTCACACTGGCAGCAGCTGCCGATGAGATTGAAGACGAGTCTGGCTCGATCTCACTGATGACTCTGCACACAGCCAAGGGCTTGGAGTACCCGGTGGTGTTTCTCATGGGTCTTGAGCAGGGCACTCTGCCTCACGTTCGAGCCTTCGACGAGCCTGGTGGCTTGCAGGAAGAGCGCCGCTTGATGTACGTCGGGCTCACTCGGGCCAAGGCAAAGCTGTTTCTCTCTCATGCGCTGCAGCGCACTCTGTTTGGCAACACCGCGAGCTTCATCCCCTCGGGATTCCTGAATGACATTCCAGCCGAGCTGCTGGAAATCGAAGGTGCTCAGCGTGAGGCTATTAGGCCAGCTGCTCCTCAGCAGCGCAGCACCTGGCAAGGGGCAATCAACACTCCAGCGGCGGTCCGAGACAACAAGGACATGGAGCTTGCGGTGGGAGACCGGATTCGCCACGAGGCTTTCGGAGAGGGCAAGGTAATCGCCGTTGCTGGCACCCCGCCACGCCAAACCGCTGAGGTTAGATTCAGTTCTGGGCCAACCAAGCGACTGCTTGTGAAGATGGCTCCCATTGAAAAGCTTTAG
- a CDS encoding glycerophosphodiester phosphodiesterase family protein — translation MVFGHRGACGYLPENTMASFELAFELGSDAIEFDVVMTADAVPVILHDDDLRKTTTYEGDDYLVSNWSLAQLSELRVKERYPQRTQSASHDGKYPIPTLAEVLANRNFDGRHLIIEVKYGKQFQSAGLDIVTAVAKELEQSDYVTRGIKITIECFEFDILRQLRDRIPGPDFVFLSAPDTLPEGQFDLNDELLGEIAQEFDGVSVALSMLTADFVARAKALDLIVFAYTARVETAQGDVDSWFKSLASTGVDGIFADQPDVLLKSVGRTL, via the coding sequence TTGGTTTTTGGGCATCGCGGTGCCTGTGGATACCTGCCTGAAAACACAATGGCCTCATTCGAGCTTGCCTTCGAGCTCGGTAGCGATGCGATCGAGTTTGACGTTGTAATGACTGCAGATGCAGTTCCCGTGATCCTTCACGATGATGACCTGCGCAAGACCACGACCTACGAGGGTGATGACTACCTGGTTTCAAATTGGTCACTCGCACAGCTCAGCGAGCTAAGAGTGAAGGAGCGCTATCCTCAGCGCACCCAGAGCGCCTCGCATGATGGCAAATACCCAATTCCAACGCTCGCCGAGGTTTTAGCCAATCGAAACTTTGATGGCCGACACCTGATCATTGAAGTGAAATACGGCAAGCAGTTTCAGTCAGCCGGGCTAGATATTGTTACGGCCGTGGCAAAGGAGCTTGAACAAAGCGACTATGTGACTCGGGGCATCAAGATCACCATCGAGTGCTTTGAATTTGATATCTTGCGTCAGCTGCGAGATCGCATTCCAGGTCCAGACTTTGTCTTCCTATCGGCTCCAGACACCCTGCCCGAGGGTCAGTTTGATTTGAACGACGAGCTACTTGGCGAGATCGCCCAAGAATTTGATGGGGTATCGGTTGCGCTTTCAATGCTGACAGCTGACTTTGTAGCAAGAGCGAAAGCTTTGGATCTAATCGTTTTCGCCTACACCGCAAGGGTGGAAACTGCCCAGGGTGATGTGGACTCTTGGTTCAAGTCTTTGGCTTCAACTGGTGTTGACGGCATCTTCGCTGATCAACCGGATGTTCTGCTCAAAAGCGTCGGTCGCACCCTCTAG
- the sucC gene encoding ADP-forming succinate--CoA ligase subunit beta — protein MDLFEYQARDLFEKYGVPVLQGRIADTPEEAEAAAAAIGGTVVVKAQVKTGGRGKAGGVKVAHSPAEAKEKAEQILGLDIKGHVVKRVMIAQGAQIDREFYFSVLLDRSNRTFLSLCSVEGGMEIEQLAVERPEALARIPVSAVSGIDKAKAVEIAQAAKFPSELVDAVADVFVKLYDVFKSEDATLVEVNPLVLTKGGEIVALDGKVSFDDNAEFRHEREEMERDQLDPLEAKAKEMDLNYVKLDGEVGIIGNGAGLVMSTLDVVAYAGERHGGVKPANFLDIGGGASAEVMAAGLDVILNDPQVRSVFVNVFGGITACDAVANGIVGALNTLGDRATKPLVVRLDGNNVEKGREILAQFNHPLVSLAETMDGGADKAAELANK, from the coding sequence GTGGATCTATTTGAGTATCAAGCCCGAGACCTTTTTGAAAAGTACGGCGTTCCCGTGCTTCAGGGTCGTATCGCAGACACCCCCGAAGAGGCTGAGGCAGCTGCCGCAGCAATCGGTGGCACAGTAGTTGTAAAGGCCCAGGTTAAGACCGGTGGCCGCGGCAAGGCAGGTGGCGTCAAGGTTGCCCACTCTCCAGCTGAAGCCAAGGAGAAGGCCGAGCAGATTCTCGGTCTAGACATCAAGGGTCACGTTGTAAAGCGCGTGATGATTGCCCAGGGTGCTCAGATTGATCGTGAGTTCTACTTCTCTGTTCTGCTAGACCGTTCAAACCGCACCTTCCTCTCGCTCTGCAGCGTCGAGGGCGGCATGGAGATTGAACAGCTCGCGGTAGAGCGCCCAGAGGCTTTGGCACGTATTCCGGTTTCAGCGGTATCGGGCATCGACAAGGCAAAGGCAGTTGAGATTGCTCAGGCTGCTAAGTTCCCTTCCGAGTTGGTGGATGCCGTTGCAGATGTATTCGTGAAGCTTTACGACGTCTTCAAGTCCGAGGATGCAACCCTGGTGGAGGTGAACCCACTGGTTCTAACCAAGGGTGGCGAGATTGTTGCGTTAGACGGCAAGGTGTCCTTCGATGACAACGCCGAATTCCGTCACGAGCGTGAAGAGATGGAGCGCGACCAGCTTGACCCGCTAGAGGCCAAGGCCAAAGAGATGGATCTCAACTACGTCAAGCTTGACGGTGAGGTTGGAATCATCGGTAACGGTGCCGGTCTTGTAATGAGCACCCTGGACGTAGTCGCTTATGCAGGTGAGCGCCACGGTGGTGTAAAGCCTGCAAACTTCCTCGACATCGGTGGCGGTGCCTCGGCTGAGGTAATGGCTGCTGGTCTAGACGTGATCTTGAATGACCCACAGGTTCGCAGCGTATTCGTCAATGTCTTCGGTGGAATTACCGCTTGTGACGCAGTCGCAAACGGAATCGTTGGAGCGCTCAACACCTTGGGTGACCGCGCTACCAAGCCACTGGTTGTTCGCCTCGACGGCAACAACGTGGAAAAGGGTCGCGAGATTTTGGCTCAGTTCAACCACCCACTGGTCTCGCTTGCCGAGACCATGGATGGTGGCGCTGACAAGGCCGCTGAGCTAGCGAACAAGTAG
- the purH gene encoding bifunctional phosphoribosylaminoimidazolecarboxamide formyltransferase/IMP cyclohydrolase translates to MAGAGRNPNDYSHRDLIAPKRALLSVSDKTGLIELATALVSHSVELVSTGSTAKQIADAGLPVTEVSSVTGFPESLDGRVKTLHPKIHGGILADLRLEDHQRELENLEILPFELVVVNLYPFVQTIAQGITGDAAVEQIDIGGPAMVRAAAKNHANVAIVVNPADYASVIEAVAAGGTSLELRKQLALSAFTHTASYDSAVASWLASEIESEAKPRRIVKSFELLSTLRYGENSHQSAAIYSDKGEKPGVAQAIQLGGKEMSYNNYVDVDAALRVAHDFIEPAVAIIKHANPCGVAIGSDSDTDAIAAAHLRAHATDPVSAFGGVIAANRKVTAAMAQQVAEIFTEVIAAPDYEPGALEILKHKKNLRILKLDSGYSRPAVEMRQISGGVLIQDSDGFENLDSAGWTLVSGSPADQETLSDLEFAWRACRGVKSNAILLAKDLAAVGIGMGQVNRVDSCRLAVSRAGERTVGSVAASDAFFPFADGLEVLLAAGVKAVVQPGGSVRDEEVIAAAQKAGVTMYFTAERHFFH, encoded by the coding sequence ATGGCTGGTGCTGGTCGTAATCCGAATGACTACTCACACCGCGATCTAATTGCACCTAAGCGAGCACTGCTCTCGGTCTCTGACAAGACCGGCTTGATTGAGCTAGCCACTGCCCTGGTTTCACACTCGGTTGAATTGGTCTCAACTGGCTCCACCGCCAAGCAAATCGCTGATGCTGGATTGCCAGTCACCGAGGTCAGCAGCGTCACCGGTTTTCCAGAGTCACTCGATGGTCGCGTGAAGACCCTGCACCCAAAGATCCACGGCGGCATCTTGGCGGATTTGAGACTTGAAGATCACCAGCGTGAACTGGAGAATCTTGAGATCCTCCCCTTTGAGTTGGTAGTTGTGAATCTGTATCCGTTTGTTCAAACCATCGCTCAGGGCATCACCGGGGACGCCGCGGTTGAGCAGATAGATATCGGTGGCCCGGCAATGGTTCGCGCAGCGGCCAAGAACCATGCCAATGTGGCAATCGTCGTGAATCCAGCCGACTATGCCTCCGTAATCGAGGCAGTAGCAGCCGGGGGAACATCTTTGGAACTGCGCAAACAGCTTGCGCTATCGGCATTCACCCACACCGCCTCGTACGACTCCGCAGTGGCATCTTGGTTGGCTTCGGAGATTGAGAGCGAAGCTAAGCCACGTCGAATCGTGAAGAGCTTCGAACTCCTTTCAACTCTGCGCTACGGCGAGAACTCCCATCAATCCGCAGCGATCTACAGCGATAAGGGTGAGAAACCTGGAGTTGCCCAAGCGATTCAGCTCGGCGGCAAAGAGATGTCCTACAACAACTACGTAGATGTTGATGCCGCACTTCGCGTTGCTCATGATTTCATCGAGCCAGCTGTTGCGATCATCAAGCACGCCAACCCATGCGGTGTTGCTATTGGCTCAGATTCCGATACCGATGCAATTGCTGCCGCACACCTAAGGGCCCACGCCACGGATCCGGTCTCTGCATTCGGTGGTGTGATAGCCGCAAACCGAAAGGTCACTGCAGCGATGGCGCAGCAGGTAGCTGAAATTTTCACCGAGGTGATTGCGGCGCCGGACTATGAGCCCGGAGCGCTCGAGATATTGAAGCACAAGAAGAACCTCAGAATCCTCAAGCTCGACTCTGGCTACTCAAGGCCTGCGGTCGAAATGCGTCAAATCTCCGGTGGTGTCTTGATTCAGGACTCCGATGGTTTTGAAAACTTGGATTCGGCTGGCTGGACTTTGGTTTCAGGCTCCCCGGCTGATCAAGAAACCTTGTCGGATCTGGAATTTGCCTGGCGTGCATGTCGCGGAGTGAAGTCAAACGCAATCCTTTTGGCTAAGGATTTGGCTGCGGTTGGAATTGGCATGGGTCAGGTCAACCGAGTTGACTCTTGCCGCTTAGCAGTCTCTAGAGCGGGTGAGCGAACTGTTGGAAGTGTTGCGGCATCGGATGCCTTCTTCCCATTTGCAGATGGTCTAGAAGTTTTGCTTGCTGCTGGAGTGAAGGCCGTGGTTCAGCCTGGAGGAAGCGTCCGCGATGAAGAGGTCATTGCTGCAGCCCAGAAGGCTGGAGTCACCATGTACTTCACCGCGGAACGCCACTTTTTCCACTAA
- the purN gene encoding phosphoribosylglycinamide formyltransferase — translation MLSIVVLISGSGSNLRALLEACDNPMFPAKVLGVGADNPASGLAHAEEFDVTTFVVENKYFANRDAWAARLAEHIDILQPDLIVLAGFMKILPASFVDRYRGKLINMHPSLLPQFPGAHAVRDALSAGVSKTGSTIHLVDEGVDTGRILVQREIEIPQGISELELHEKIKEVEREQLVRLVYEIAANEITLED, via the coding sequence ATGCTTTCGATTGTGGTTCTAATTTCAGGTTCTGGCTCGAACCTTAGAGCGCTTTTGGAAGCCTGCGATAACCCGATGTTCCCAGCCAAGGTATTGGGTGTTGGAGCTGACAATCCCGCCTCGGGTCTGGCTCATGCCGAAGAGTTCGATGTCACCACGTTCGTGGTTGAAAACAAGTACTTTGCTAACCGTGATGCTTGGGCTGCCAGGCTCGCAGAGCACATCGATATCCTGCAGCCAGATCTGATTGTGTTGGCAGGGTTTATGAAGATTTTGCCCGCATCCTTCGTGGATCGCTATCGCGGCAAGTTAATAAACATGCATCCATCGCTATTGCCACAGTTCCCTGGGGCACATGCCGTTCGCGATGCACTGTCAGCCGGTGTAAGCAAAACCGGCTCCACTATTCACCTGGTCGACGAGGGTGTTGACACAGGCAGAATCCTGGTACAGCGCGAGATCGAGATTCCGCAGGGGATCTCCGAGCTCGAGCTGCACGAGAAAATCAAGGAGGTCGAGCGGGAGCAGTTGGTTCGCTTGGTTTACGAGATTGCTGCTAACGAAATCACGCTGGAGGACTAA
- the guaA gene encoding glutamine-hydrolyzing GMP synthase yields the protein MKPVLVVDFGAQYAQLIARRVREANIYSEIVHHNVTADEVQAKNPAAIILSGGPSSVYEAGSPQLDPKILELGIPVLGICYGFQVLAQALGGKVDQTGKREYGATELKLSDGGVLLGSQPELQICWMSHGDQVVQAPAGFEVLASTETTPVAAFENVEKRIFGVQWHPEVKHSEQGQQVLKNFLYQGAGIEPTWNSGNVIAEQVEKIRAQVGDARVICGLSGGVDSAVAAALVHRAVGDQLTAVFVDHGLLRKSEREQVERDYVAATGIRLITVDAQEKFLSALAGVSDPETKRKIIGREFIRTFEEAERKLVAEAKADNRPIKFLVQGTLYPDVVESGGGVTAGIKSHHNVGGLPDDLDFELVEPLRTLFKDEVRAIGSELGLPAEIVQRQPFPGPGLGIRIVGEVTKERLDLLREADAIVREELTKAGQDAQIWQCPVVLLADVRSVGVQGDGRTYGHPIVLRPVSSEDAMTADWSRLPYDLLAKISNRITNEVAGVNRVVLDITSKPPGTIEWE from the coding sequence ATGAAGCCGGTACTGGTAGTTGACTTTGGTGCGCAGTATGCGCAGCTAATCGCGCGTAGGGTGCGCGAGGCAAACATCTACTCCGAGATCGTGCACCACAACGTGACAGCCGACGAGGTACAGGCCAAGAACCCAGCCGCCATCATTCTCTCTGGCGGCCCATCAAGCGTTTATGAAGCCGGTTCTCCGCAGCTTGACCCAAAGATTCTCGAACTCGGGATTCCAGTTCTGGGCATTTGCTACGGCTTCCAGGTTTTGGCTCAGGCACTTGGCGGCAAAGTCGACCAAACCGGTAAGCGCGAGTATGGTGCCACAGAGCTAAAGCTCTCAGACGGTGGTGTGCTACTTGGCAGCCAGCCTGAGCTGCAGATTTGTTGGATGAGCCATGGCGATCAGGTGGTGCAGGCTCCAGCTGGCTTCGAGGTCCTAGCCTCTACCGAAACCACTCCGGTGGCCGCTTTTGAAAATGTTGAAAAGCGCATCTTTGGTGTGCAGTGGCACCCAGAGGTGAAGCACTCCGAACAGGGCCAACAGGTCTTGAAAAACTTCCTATACCAGGGAGCTGGTATCGAACCAACCTGGAACTCTGGCAACGTAATTGCGGAGCAGGTCGAAAAGATCCGTGCCCAGGTTGGCGATGCCAGGGTGATCTGCGGTCTGAGCGGTGGCGTGGACTCGGCAGTTGCAGCTGCACTTGTCCACCGCGCTGTTGGCGACCAGCTAACTGCGGTGTTTGTAGATCACGGTCTACTTCGCAAGTCAGAGCGCGAGCAGGTTGAGCGCGACTATGTTGCGGCAACCGGCATTCGTTTGATCACCGTTGATGCCCAGGAGAAGTTCCTTTCGGCGCTCGCTGGGGTGTCAGACCCAGAGACCAAACGCAAGATCATCGGTCGCGAATTTATCCGCACCTTTGAAGAGGCAGAGCGCAAGTTGGTGGCCGAGGCCAAGGCTGACAACCGGCCAATCAAGTTCCTAGTCCAGGGCACCCTCTACCCAGATGTTGTTGAATCCGGGGGTGGGGTTACGGCAGGCATCAAGTCCCACCACAACGTAGGCGGTCTGCCAGATGACCTGGACTTTGAATTGGTCGAGCCGCTTCGCACCCTCTTCAAGGACGAGGTTCGTGCAATCGGAAGCGAGCTTGGGCTTCCTGCGGAGATCGTTCAGCGTCAACCTTTCCCAGGACCTGGTCTCGGCATTCGAATCGTCGGTGAGGTCACCAAAGAGCGTCTTGATTTATTGCGCGAGGCTGATGCGATTGTGCGCGAGGAGCTCACCAAGGCTGGTCAGGATGCCCAGATCTGGCAGTGCCCGGTCGTCCTCCTAGCCGATGTTCGCTCAGTAGGTGTTCAGGGGGATGGCAGAACCTATGGTCACCCGATTGTGCTCAGACCAGTTTCATCAGAAGACGCCATGACCGCAGATTGGTCGAGGTTGCCATATGACCTACTGGCGAAGATTTCCAACCGGATCACCAATGAGGTTGCGGGTGTGAATCGAGTGGTTTTGGATATCACCTCAAAGCCCCCCGGCACCATCGAGTGGGAGTAA